The bacterium genome window below encodes:
- the speD gene encoding adenosylmethionine decarboxylase, with the protein MRKMQTIVKKALGTHTILEFTGCPAERLTDSGEVEQAFREAARRSNATIVNSLFHYFNPHGVSGVVVIAESHFTVHTWPEHGYAAIDFFTCSDDVDIDIAVEHLRRCLEPERISRKTFERGVFD; encoded by the coding sequence ATGCGAAAGATGCAGACAATAGTAAAGAAAGCACTGGGGACCCACACCATCCTCGAATTTACAGGCTGCCCTGCGGAGCGGCTTACGGATTCAGGAGAAGTGGAGCAGGCCTTTCGCGAGGCCGCACGGCGTTCAAACGCCACAATTGTAAATTCGCTCTTCCACTACTTTAACCCGCATGGTGTTTCAGGAGTGGTGGTGATAGCGGAGTCGCATTTTACCGTTCACACTTGGCCCGAGCACGGTTATGCCGCTATTGATTTCTTTACCTGTTCGGATGACGTGGACATTGATATAGCGGTTGAACATCTGCGCAGATGCTTGGAACCTGAAAGAATCAGCCGCAAGACGTTTGAGCGTGGAGTTTTTGATTGA
- a CDS encoding response regulator transcription factor — MTDKIRVVLVDDHTVVRKGIRVLLEQESDIEIVAEAEDGLKGVDVCIQEEPDVVVLDMALPLLSGVEAARKIKEKIPETKILILSMYDDEEYILDSFKVGVSGYILKDVVVSDLVSAVHSVYRGSTFLSPSVSEKLRRQLQEGQSRGGSRQGPAKLTSRERQILKLIAEGYTSKQISEILKISFKTVQTHRAHIMEKLGVHSTAELTRYAVTKGLL; from the coding sequence ATGACCGATAAAATAAGAGTTGTTCTCGTAGACGATCACACAGTTGTGAGAAAGGGCATCCGGGTTCTTTTGGAACAGGAGTCCGATATAGAAATAGTTGCTGAAGCAGAAGACGGGTTGAAAGGCGTTGATGTCTGCATTCAGGAAGAACCGGACGTGGTTGTTCTTGACATGGCGCTGCCTTTGCTTTCAGGAGTGGAAGCCGCACGTAAGATCAAAGAGAAAATACCTGAAACTAAAATACTAATACTGTCGATGTATGATGACGAAGAGTATATTCTGGATTCCTTCAAAGTTGGTGTTTCAGGATATATTCTTAAGGATGTTGTGGTTTCTGACTTAGTGTCAGCCGTACACAGCGTTTATAGAGGGTCAACATTCCTTTCGCCATCCGTTTCTGAAAAACTGAGAAGACAGCTCCAGGAAGGTCAGTCCAGAGGAGGTTCGCGTCAAGGACCTGCAAAACTTACATCGCGTGAACGCCAAATCCTCAAACTCATCGCTGAAGGCTATACCAGCAAACAGATTTCAGAGATTCTAAAAATAAGCTTTAAAACGGTGCAGACCCATCGCGCTCATATCATGGAGAAGCTGGGTGTTCATTCCACTGCAGAACTGACCCGTTACGCAGTCACAAAAGGGCTTTTATAG
- a CDS encoding STAS/SEC14 domain-containing protein, with translation MKNTEGSMKHRVWFDQDHNALRIRFVGLCGRKDVVELGKIFRELMDKKETRRALIDLSDIESFPDEDVREQLADETQAAGFSKVAVVGSRPEVKIVGRIMIERLGKQVKTEFFLNEEQAIKWLNGSG, from the coding sequence TTGAAGAATACGGAAGGTAGTATGAAACACCGTGTGTGGTTTGATCAAGATCATAATGCCCTGAGAATAAGATTCGTAGGGCTGTGCGGCAGGAAAGACGTTGTTGAATTGGGAAAGATATTCCGGGAACTTATGGATAAAAAGGAAACCAGGAGAGCTCTTATCGATCTTTCAGACATAGAATCTTTCCCGGATGAGGATGTCAGGGAGCAACTTGCCGATGAAACGCAAGCCGCAGGTTTTTCTAAAGTGGCAGTTGTGGGGAGCAGACCTGAAGTTAAGATTGTGGGAAGGATAATGATTGAAAGATTGGGGAAACAAGTTAAAACGGAGTTTTTCTTGAATGAGGAGCAGGCCATTAAGTGGCTGAATGGTTCAGGATAG
- the speE gene encoding polyamine aminopropyltransferase codes for MTESELWYTEEYTEHIRFSYRVTDLLLRKQTKYQLLEILETPEFGRLMLLDGKVMVTDRDEHIYHEMLVHPAMLIHPAPKRVLVVGGGDGGTIREIVRHPAVEKAVLAEIDDEVIEASKKYFPVLTSGLSDPRVELQIGDAAEFVRTTKERFDICFIDCTDVAGPGPTEIAGTLITDEFLDNLRSIMTEDGIMVAQSETPVYSTAYLKNYTRRLKERYKHVAAYVIMVPSYAGLWSLTWAAKTIDPFTEITRTPPPGLKYFTPALFKGCLEMGRIDLWGERP; via the coding sequence TTGACTGAAAGCGAGTTGTGGTATACCGAGGAGTACACTGAGCACATACGCTTCAGTTATCGGGTAACCGATCTGCTCCTCAGGAAACAAACAAAGTACCAACTCCTTGAAATCCTCGAGACGCCCGAGTTCGGGCGTCTCATGTTATTGGACGGAAAGGTGATGGTCACGGATAGAGATGAGCATATCTATCATGAGATGCTCGTTCATCCGGCCATGCTTATTCATCCGGCTCCGAAAAGAGTTCTCGTTGTAGGCGGTGGGGATGGAGGCACGATAAGGGAGATTGTAAGACATCCTGCTGTCGAGAAAGCTGTGCTCGCTGAGATCGACGATGAAGTCATCGAGGCTTCAAAGAAATACTTCCCAGTCTTAACGTCGGGGTTATCCGATCCTAGAGTTGAGTTGCAAATAGGTGATGCCGCGGAGTTTGTCCGAACAACGAAGGAGCGTTTCGACATCTGTTTTATCGATTGCACCGATGTCGCAGGACCGGGACCTACCGAGATCGCCGGCACTCTGATAACTGATGAGTTTCTCGATAATCTCAGAAGCATTATGACTGAAGACGGGATAATGGTAGCTCAGTCGGAAACGCCCGTGTATTCCACCGCTTACCTCAAGAACTACACAAGACGTTTGAAAGAGCGCTACAAACACGTCGCGGCCTACGTAATAATGGTTCCATCATACGCCGGACTCTGGTCGCTTACCTGGGCGGCAAAAACAATCGATCCATTCACTGAGATAACCCGTACCCCTCCCCCCGGTCTCAAATATTTTACGCCTGCCCTCTTTAAGGGTTGCCTTGAGATGGGCAGGATTGACCTCTGGGGTGAGCGGCCTTAG